From the Ciconia boyciana chromosome 28, ASM3463844v1, whole genome shotgun sequence genome, one window contains:
- the PIH1D1 gene encoding LOW QUALITY PROTEIN: PIH1 domain-containing protein 1 (The sequence of the model RefSeq protein was modified relative to this genomic sequence to represent the inferred CDS: inserted 2 bases in 1 codon): MAAPADPSLLSAELEAEEGDDEALRRLLLQVTQDDEEPPPAAPSRAVTPQPGLCVKTRAGGAKVFVNVCHSKEVPPPPPLSPPGLRHLLHAPPTAAGAFRIPMSLGEPHAELDRAGQGCTAYDVVVNSGFFRTLQADPLYLEFFLTVAMEGLSEKYGVELELTGWRVLQNRKFMGSISAQNIRARPRPHIQELESPPGPPQYVVVAEPSSQHPRVLQARILLPHAAGAGALGPGLSEERLXGWGAEGAPLLELGLPLPPDPARCHARFHRRTKVLTVTMPLQA; encoded by the exons ATGGCGGCCCCCGCGGACCCGTCGCTGCTGTCGGCCGAGCTGGAGGCGGAGGAGGGGGATGATGAGGCGCTGCGGCggctcctgctgcag gTGACCCAGGACGATGAGGAgcccccccccgcggccccctcCCGCGCTGTCACCCCGCAGCCAG GGCTCTGCGTGAAGACCCGGGCAGGGGGGGCCAAGGTCTTCGTCAACGTCTGTCACTCGAAGGAggtgcccccgccccccccactgtcccccccCGGGCTGCGGCACCTCCTCCACGCTCCCCCCACCGCTGCTGGGGCCTTCCGTATCCCCATGAGCCTGGGGGAGCCCCACGCTGAGCTGGACCGCG CTGGCCAGGGCTGCACCGCCTATGACGTCGTGGTGAACTCGGGGTTCTTCCGCACGCTCCAG GCTGACCCCCTGTACCTGGAGTTCTTCCTGACGGTGGCCATGGAGGGGCTGTCGGAGAAGTACGGGGTGGAGCTGGAGCTGACTG GTTGGCGGGTGCTGCAAAACCGCAAGTTCATGGGCTCCATCTCGGCCCAGAACATCcgggcacggccccggccccacaTCCAGGAGCTTGAGAG ccccccagggcccccccagtACGTGGTGGTGGCCGAGCCCTCGTCCCAGCACCCGCGGGTGCTGCAGGCGCGCATCCTCCTGCCGCACGCT GCAGGGGCGGGGgcgctggggccggggctgagtgaggagcggct gggctggggggcagagggggcccCCctcctggagctggggctgcccctcccccccgacCCTGCCCGCTGCCACGCCCGCTTCCACCGGCGCACCAAG GTCCTCACTGTGACGATGCCATTGCAGGCGTGA